GCCCGCCGAGCAGCTCGGGCGTGATGTAGAACCCGGTGCTCAGCACGAAGACGAGGAAGCAGCCCGCGGCGACACCGGGCACGCTGAGCGGGAAGAACACCCGCCAGAACGCCTTCGGCCTCGACGCACCGAGCCCGAGCGCGGCCGGCATCAGGCTCTCGTCGATGCGCCGCATGGTCGCGTACGCCGGCAGCACCATGTACGGCAACAGGATGTGGCTCATGCCGATCACCGTGCCCAGCGTGTTCTTCACCAGCCGGACCGGTTCGTCGACGATGCCGAACCCCATCAGCACCTGGTTGACGACGCCCTGGTTGCCGAGGATCGCGGTCCACGCGAAGCTCCGCACGAGCAGGCTCGACATGAACGGCAGGAGCACGAGCACCAGCAGCACGCCGGCCCAGCGGCGTCCGCCCATGTGCATCACGTACGCGTACGGGTAGCCGAGCACCACGCAGACCGCCATCACGACGAACGAGATCCGCAGCGTCGTCCAGAGAGACCGCAGGTACAGCGGCGTCTCCGTCAGCTTCGCGTAGTTGGCGGGCGACGGGTCGGTCAGGCTCATCACGCCGATCTGCACGAGCGGGACGAGGTACGCGACCGCGAGGAACACCAGCGGCACGAGGAGCAGCCACTCGGGTCCGAGCCGCGACCACCGGCTCGGGGTCCTGCGCCCGGCCGCCACCTGTGCGCTCATGCCGACCTCCAGGTCTGGAACTTCTGCTCCACGGAGGTGAGGTTGGCCGCCCACCACTCGTCGTCCAGCGACAACGCGGTCTTCAGGTGGGTCGTCGCGAGGAACGGCCGGATCTTGTCGTTCACCTTGTCGAGCGCGTTGATGTTCGTCGGCCCGTACGTGATGTACTCGGAGATCCGCGCGCTGTTGTCCGCCGCGACCATGTACGCACAGAGCCTGGTCGCCGCCTCGACGTTCTTGGCGTTCTTCGGTATCACCAGGTAGTCGGCGGTGAGGAAATGCTGGCTCCACATGATGTCGACGGGTGCATCCTCCTTGGCGTAGTCGTAGACGCGCCCGTTCCAGCTGGTGCCCATGACCGCCTGCCCGTCGGCGACCAACTGCGCGGACTGCTCACCGGTCTCCCAGTACACGAGCGACGACTTGATCGTGTCGAGCTTCTTCAGCGCACGGTCGACGTCGATCGGGTAGAGGTCACGGGGACGGACGCCGTCGGCCAACAGGGCGACCTCGAACGTGCT
This genomic interval from Streptosporangiales bacterium contains the following:
- a CDS encoding ABC transporter permease subunit — protein: MSAQVAAGRRTPSRWSRLGPEWLLLVPLVFLAVAYLVPLVQIGVMSLTDPSPANYAKLTETPLYLRSLWTTLRISFVVMAVCVVLGYPYAYVMHMGGRRWAGVLLVLVLLPFMSSLLVRSFAWTAILGNQGVVNQVLMGFGIVDEPVRLVKNTLGTVIGMSHILLPYMVLPAYATMRRIDESLMPAALGLGASRPKAFWRVFFPLSVPGVAAGCFLVFVLSTGFYITPELLGGPKNQMLGQLVVLQVNPLLQFGVASAVAIVLLVVTLVVLGLGGRLVPVGRIVGYEEDR